The Borreliella mayonii genome has a segment encoding these proteins:
- the nadD gene encoding nicotinate (nicotinamide) nucleotide adenylyltransferase, translating to MRIAILGGTYNPVHIGHIFLAKEIEYLLNVDRVIFIPTCNPAHKLIEENVSINNRIDMLKLALENEDKMFIDDCDIINGGITYTVDTISCVKKKYKNDKLFLVIGDDLFQNFDSWKNPQSIVSSVDLVVAHRVYKEKLKSSFKHIYIDNKIIPISSSEIRNRIANGFPVSYLLPFGVLKYIKDNNLYVKKVNI from the coding sequence ATGAGAATTGCAATATTGGGAGGCACTTATAATCCAGTTCATATTGGACATATTTTTTTGGCAAAAGAAATAGAGTATTTATTAAATGTTGATAGGGTAATATTTATTCCCACTTGCAATCCTGCTCATAAATTAATTGAAGAGAATGTTAGTATTAATAATAGAATAGATATGCTCAAGCTTGCATTAGAGAATGAAGATAAAATGTTTATAGATGATTGCGATATAATAAATGGTGGCATAACTTATACTGTTGATACTATTTCTTGTGTTAAAAAAAAATATAAAAACGATAAACTTTTCTTAGTTATTGGTGATGATCTTTTTCAAAATTTTGATTCATGGAAAAATCCTCAAAGCATTGTAAGTTCTGTTGATCTTGTTGTTGCTCACAGAGTCTACAAAGAGAAGCTTAAAAGTTCTTTTAAGCATATTTATATAGATAATAAAATAATACCGATTTCTTCATCAGAGATTAGAAATAGAATTGCAAATGGATTTCCTGTTAGCTATTTATTGCCTTTTGGTGTGTTAAAATACATTAAAGATAATAATTTATATGTCAAAAAGGTAAATATTTGA
- a CDS encoding LCP family protein, translated as MRKDLIFLFLIVLIIASVVVFFIRSSKKELVYFELNTKSNISFLFLIEDLNKNLVSMQEIFINIKTGNIGFLDIPIHTGYEDLKGNISWFKDLYKKNSFNKFLSKIYTQLSHESDYYIRFQKENFVKLIDYLGGVRLLVKNPVKVYSFEDSILIPSGTSNFDGDKAYDYLRYFNDVNQFEERVEFFKEFFKKLLFQILDFGIENDNFLKIYSMLDTNLSEVVFKYIVKNYKINNDKIISINIKGQEEIFKDNDNNLIKVVFPYYGGAILKESVDKLNKELVNEGAEEIVKIVVLNGTKVVGLAKKTANIFNSLKFKVLKFGNADKNSYKNTLVINNSDNLEMAVRVGESIKTSNIKPISEVQTKRLLELDNLDINPDVIVILGDDFNGRYVKSK; from the coding sequence TTGAGAAAGGATTTAATTTTTTTATTTTTAATTGTTCTGATAATAGCCAGTGTAGTAGTTTTTTTTATTAGAAGTTCTAAAAAAGAGTTGGTTTACTTCGAGCTTAATACAAAAAGCAATATTAGTTTTTTGTTTTTAATAGAAGATCTTAACAAAAACCTTGTAAGTATGCAAGAAATTTTTATTAACATAAAAACAGGAAATATTGGGTTTTTAGATATTCCAATTCATACTGGATATGAAGATTTAAAAGGGAATATATCTTGGTTTAAAGATCTTTATAAAAAAAATTCTTTTAATAAGTTTTTATCTAAAATTTATACACAATTATCTCATGAATCAGATTATTATATTCGTTTCCAAAAAGAAAATTTTGTTAAACTTATTGATTACTTAGGGGGAGTTAGACTTCTTGTTAAAAACCCAGTAAAAGTTTATAGCTTTGAGGATTCTATTTTAATACCCTCTGGTACTTCCAATTTTGATGGTGACAAGGCATATGATTATTTGAGATATTTTAATGATGTTAATCAGTTTGAAGAGAGAGTTGAATTTTTTAAAGAATTTTTTAAAAAGCTTCTTTTCCAAATTTTAGATTTTGGTATTGAAAATGACAATTTTTTAAAAATATATTCCATGTTAGATACTAATCTTTCAGAGGTTGTTTTTAAGTATATTGTTAAAAATTATAAAATAAATAATGATAAAATTATTTCTATTAATATTAAAGGACAAGAAGAGATTTTTAAGGACAATGATAATAATTTGATAAAGGTGGTTTTTCCTTATTACGGGGGTGCTATTTTAAAAGAATCGGTGGATAAATTGAACAAAGAGCTTGTTAATGAAGGCGCAGAAGAGATAGTAAAGATTGTTGTTTTAAATGGAACAAAAGTTGTTGGGCTTGCAAAAAAAACAGCAAACATTTTTAATTCTTTAAAATTTAAAGTTTTAAAATTTGGTAATGCAGATAAAAATTCTTATAAAAATACCTTGGTTATAAATAATTCAGATAATTTAGAAATGGCTGTTAGAGTTGGAGAGTCAATTAAAACTTCAAATATTAAGCCAATTTCTGAGGTTCAAACTAAAAGATTGTTAGAGCTTGATAATCTTGATATTAATCCTGATGTAATAGTTATTTTAGGAGATGATTTTAATGGAAGATATGTTAAAAGTAAATGA